From Bradyrhizobium symbiodeficiens, the proteins below share one genomic window:
- the ureC gene encoding urease subunit alpha, translated as MSVKIKRSVYADMFGPTTGDKVRLADTDLIIEVEKDFTTYGEEVKFGGGKVIRDGMGQSQVTNKQGAADTVITNALIVDHWGIVKADVAIKDGMIAGIGKAGNPDIQPGVTIIIGPGTDVIAGEGKILTAGGFDSHIHFICPQQIEHALMSGVTSMLGGGTGPSHGTFATTCTPGPWHMGRMIQSFDAFPVNLGISGKGNASRPAALVEMIKAGACALKLHEDWGTTPAAIDNCLSVADAHDIQVMIHTDTLNESGFVEDTIKAFKGRTIHAFHTEGAGGGHAPDIIKVAGLKNVLPSSTNPTRPFTRNTIDEHLDMLMVCHHLDPSIAEDLAFAESRIRKETIAAEDILHDLGALSMMSSDSQAMGRLGEVIIRTWQTADKMKKQRGSLPQDKGKDNDNFRVKRYIAKYTINPAIAHGVSKLIGSVEKGKLADLVLWSPAFFGVKPDCIVKGGTIVAAPMGDPNASIPTPQPVHYQPMFGAFGKARTASSVVFTSKAAITGGLARKLGIEKKLYAVQNTRGKISKKSMIHNDATPNIEVDPETYEVRADGELLTCAPAEVLPMAQRYFMY; from the coding sequence ATGTCCGTCAAAATAAAGCGTTCCGTCTATGCCGACATGTTCGGTCCGACCACCGGCGACAAGGTGCGGCTCGCCGACACCGACCTCATCATCGAGGTCGAGAAGGATTTCACCACCTATGGCGAGGAGGTGAAGTTCGGCGGCGGCAAGGTGATCCGCGACGGCATGGGGCAGTCGCAAGTCACCAACAAGCAGGGCGCGGCCGACACGGTCATCACCAATGCGCTGATCGTCGATCACTGGGGCATCGTGAAGGCCGATGTCGCGATCAAGGACGGCATGATCGCCGGCATCGGCAAGGCCGGCAATCCCGACATCCAGCCGGGCGTCACGATCATCATCGGTCCCGGCACCGACGTGATCGCGGGCGAAGGAAAAATCCTCACCGCCGGCGGCTTCGACAGTCACATCCATTTCATCTGCCCGCAGCAGATCGAGCACGCGCTGATGTCCGGCGTCACCTCGATGCTGGGCGGCGGCACCGGCCCGTCGCACGGTACATTCGCGACCACCTGTACGCCGGGGCCATGGCACATGGGGCGGATGATCCAGTCGTTCGACGCCTTCCCGGTCAATCTCGGCATCTCCGGCAAGGGCAACGCTTCGCGTCCCGCCGCTCTGGTCGAGATGATCAAGGCCGGCGCCTGTGCGCTGAAGCTGCACGAGGATTGGGGCACCACGCCGGCGGCGATCGACAACTGCCTGTCGGTGGCTGATGCCCACGACATCCAGGTGATGATCCATACCGATACGCTGAACGAATCCGGCTTCGTCGAGGACACGATCAAGGCGTTCAAGGGCCGCACGATCCATGCCTTCCACACCGAGGGTGCCGGCGGCGGCCATGCTCCAGATATCATCAAGGTCGCGGGGCTCAAGAACGTGCTGCCGTCCTCGACCAACCCGACGCGGCCGTTCACGCGCAACACCATCGACGAGCATCTGGACATGCTGATGGTGTGCCACCATCTCGATCCCTCGATCGCGGAAGACCTGGCGTTCGCCGAAAGCCGCATCCGCAAGGAGACGATCGCCGCCGAAGACATCCTGCACGATCTCGGCGCACTCTCGATGATGTCGTCGGACTCGCAGGCGATGGGCCGGCTCGGCGAAGTCATCATCCGGACCTGGCAGACCGCCGACAAGATGAAGAAGCAGCGCGGGTCACTGCCGCAGGACAAGGGCAAGGACAACGACAATTTTCGCGTCAAGCGCTACATCGCCAAATACACCATCAACCCCGCGATCGCGCATGGCGTGTCGAAGCTGATCGGCTCGGTCGAGAAGGGCAAGCTCGCCGATCTCGTGCTGTGGTCGCCGGCCTTCTTCGGCGTCAAGCCGGACTGCATCGTCAAGGGCGGAACGATCGTTGCGGCGCCGATGGGCGATCCCAACGCCTCGATCCCGACACCGCAGCCGGTGCATTACCAGCCGATGTTCGGCGCCTTCGGTAAGGCGCGTACGGCGTCGTCCGTGGTGTTCACCTCGAAGGCGGCCATCACTGGCGGTCTGGCGCGCAAGCTCGGCATCGAGAAGAAGCTCTATGCGGTCCAGAACACCCGCGGCAAGATCTCGAAAAAGAGCATGATCCACAACGACGCCACGCCCAATATCGAGGTCGATCCGGAGACCTATGAGGTGCGCGCCGACGGCGAATTGCTCACCTGCGCCCCCGCCGAGGTGCTGCCGATGGCACAACGATATTTCATGTACTGA
- a CDS encoding urease subunit gamma gives MNLSPREKDKLLISMAAIVARRRLDRGVKLNHPEAIAIISDFILEGARDGRTVAELMQSGAQVLTRDQVMPGIPEMIHDIQVEATFPDGTKLVTVHEPIR, from the coding sequence ATGAACCTGTCTCCTCGCGAAAAGGACAAGCTCTTGATCTCGATGGCCGCGATCGTGGCCCGCCGCCGGCTGGACCGCGGCGTCAAGCTCAACCATCCCGAGGCGATCGCGATCATCTCCGATTTTATCCTCGAAGGCGCCCGCGACGGCCGCACCGTCGCCGAACTGATGCAATCCGGCGCGCAGGTCCTGACCCGCGACCAGGTGATGCCGGGAATCCCTGAGATGATCCACGACATCCAGGTCGAGGCGACATTTCCGGACGGCACCAAGCTCGTCACCGTGCACGAGCCGATCAGGTAG
- the ureG gene encoding urease accessory protein UreG, which produces MSKSHGPLRVGVGGPVGSGKTALMDLLCKTMRERYDIAAITNDIYTKWDAEFLVRSGSLTPDRIAGVETGGCPHTAIREDASMNLAAVADMRAKFPGLDLVLIESGGDNLAATFSPELADLTIYVIDVAAGDKIPSKGGPGITRSDLLVINKIDLAPHVGASLEKMDTDARRMRGERPFVMTNLKKSEGLDRIVGFIEAKGGLKRAG; this is translated from the coding sequence ATGTCGAAATCTCACGGCCCCTTGCGTGTCGGCGTCGGCGGCCCGGTCGGATCGGGCAAGACGGCGCTGATGGACCTGCTCTGCAAGACCATGCGCGAGCGCTATGACATCGCCGCGATCACCAACGACATCTACACCAAATGGGATGCGGAATTCCTGGTGCGTTCGGGCTCGCTGACGCCGGATCGCATTGCCGGCGTCGAGACCGGCGGTTGCCCGCACACCGCAATCCGCGAGGACGCCTCGATGAATCTCGCTGCGGTTGCGGACATGCGGGCGAAATTTCCCGGGCTCGACCTCGTGCTCATCGAGTCCGGCGGCGACAATCTCGCTGCCACTTTTTCTCCGGAGCTGGCCGACCTGACCATCTACGTCATCGACGTCGCTGCCGGCGACAAGATCCCGTCCAAGGGCGGTCCCGGCATCACCCGGTCCGACCTGCTGGTCATCAACAAGATCGACCTCGCCCCCCATGTCGGAGCCTCCCTGGAGAAGATGGACACGGACGCCAGGCGCATGCGCGGCGAGCGTCCCTTCGTCATGACCAACCTGAAGAAGAGCGAGGGCCTTGACCGCATTGTCGGCTTCATCGAGGCCAAAGGCGGTCTGAAGCGGGCGGGCTGA
- a CDS encoding urease accessory protein UreD has product MRSDVSVTSGVFEANRARGAVRFDVHARDGVTRRGVLHESGSLRVRFPSPEGEGLSGVFVNTAGGVAGGDSFEIDIAAGERSRLTLTTAAAEKVYRAPAAAAQLNISLKIAAGAHLGWLPQETILFDRARVHRRFDIELDDAASLLLCEIVVFGRTAMGERMEQGEFIDRWRLRRGGRLVFAETVRLDGNIGAKLGRSAVAKGGAAIGTALIVPGDEALVERIREASESFAGEVGISAWNGFAMARFCAQDAARLRADMMAVLARTGAALPRLWLN; this is encoded by the coding sequence ATGCGCAGCGACGTTTCAGTCACGTCAGGGGTTTTCGAGGCGAATCGTGCCCGCGGCGCGGTGCGCTTCGACGTCCATGCGCGAGACGGCGTGACACGGCGCGGCGTCTTGCATGAGTCCGGCTCGCTGCGCGTGCGCTTTCCCTCCCCGGAAGGCGAGGGTCTGTCCGGCGTGTTCGTCAACACGGCCGGCGGCGTCGCGGGAGGGGACAGTTTCGAGATCGACATCGCAGCGGGCGAGCGCTCGCGCCTGACCTTGACGACGGCGGCGGCCGAAAAGGTCTATCGCGCGCCGGCAGCGGCAGCGCAGCTCAATATTTCCTTGAAAATCGCCGCGGGCGCGCATCTCGGCTGGCTGCCGCAGGAGACGATCCTGTTCGATCGCGCCCGGGTCCATCGCCGCTTCGATATCGAGCTCGATGATGCCGCCTCGCTTCTGCTTTGTGAAATCGTCGTGTTCGGCCGCACAGCTATGGGCGAGCGGATGGAGCAGGGCGAGTTCATCGACCGCTGGCGGTTGCGTCGTGGAGGCAGGCTGGTGTTCGCCGAGACCGTCAGGCTCGACGGAAATATCGGCGCAAAACTCGGGCGATCGGCGGTGGCCAAAGGTGGGGCTGCGATCGGCACGGCGTTGATCGTTCCCGGCGACGAGGCCTTGGTCGAGCGCATCCGGGAGGCGTCAGAATCCTTCGCCGGCGAGGTCGGGATATCCGCATGGAATGGATTTGCAATGGCGCGCTTCTGTGCCCAAGATGCGGCGCGCTTGCGCGCCGACATGATGGCCGTGCTGGCGCGCACCGGCGCTGCGCTGCCGCGGCTCTGGTTGAATTGA
- the urtE gene encoding urea ABC transporter ATP-binding subunit UrtE — translation MLEVKDINLFYGAAQALRGVSIAAEPGKVTCVLGRNGVGKTSLLRAMVGQYPISSGAIVFDGSDITGLKPYERARKGIGFVPQGREIFPLLTVEENLKTGFGPLKRQDRNIPDDVFSLFPVLQSMLGRRGGDLSGGQQQQLAIGRALVMRPKLLLLDEPTEGIQPSIIKDIGRAISYLRNLGNIAIVLVEQYLDFACELGDSFAVMDRGAVKFTCDRANLDASEISRQMAL, via the coding sequence ATGCTCGAAGTTAAAGACATCAACCTGTTCTACGGCGCGGCGCAGGCGCTGCGCGGCGTGTCGATTGCGGCCGAGCCGGGCAAGGTCACTTGCGTGCTCGGGCGCAACGGCGTCGGCAAGACCTCGCTCTTGCGCGCCATGGTCGGGCAATATCCGATCTCCTCAGGCGCGATCGTGTTCGATGGCAGCGATATCACCGGCCTGAAGCCCTATGAGCGTGCGCGCAAGGGCATCGGCTTCGTGCCGCAGGGCCGCGAGATATTCCCGCTGCTGACGGTCGAGGAGAACCTCAAGACCGGCTTCGGTCCGCTCAAGCGCCAGGACAGGAACATTCCGGACGACGTGTTTTCGCTGTTTCCGGTGCTGCAATCCATGCTCGGCCGGCGCGGCGGCGACCTCTCCGGGGGGCAGCAGCAGCAACTCGCAATCGGCCGCGCGCTGGTGATGCGGCCGAAGCTGCTCCTGCTCGACGAGCCGACCGAAGGCATTCAGCCCTCGATCATCAAGGACATCGGCCGCGCCATCTCCTATTTGCGCAACCTCGGCAACATCGCCATCGTGCTGGTCGAACAATATCTCGACTTTGCCTGCGAACTCGGCGACAGTTTTGCCGTGATGGATCGCGGCGCGGTGAAGTTCACCTGCGATCGCGCCAATTTGGACGCGAGCGAGATCAGCCGCCAGATGGCGCTGTAA
- a CDS encoding putative quinol monooxygenase, translating to MIYVVATLTIKPETRAEFIAAATACIKETRKEPGNIAYDLHESVTDPAKMVFVEQWENAEALVPHRGQEHMKTFGRVAVKCFTAPPKIEVITPEKVDVR from the coding sequence GTGATCTACGTCGTTGCCACCCTGACCATCAAGCCCGAGACGCGCGCCGAATTCATTGCAGCCGCCACCGCCTGCATCAAGGAGACGCGGAAAGAGCCCGGCAATATCGCCTATGACCTCCATGAGAGCGTCACCGACCCTGCCAAGATGGTGTTCGTCGAGCAGTGGGAGAACGCCGAGGCGCTGGTGCCGCATCGCGGCCAGGAGCACATGAAAACCTTTGGCCGCGTCGCGGTGAAGTGCTTTACCGCCCCGCCGAAGATCGAAGTGATCACGCCCGAGAAGGTCGACGTCCGCTAG
- a CDS encoding urease accessory protein UreF: MLMTTSEPVAACDLAEREAAALYRLMTWLSPAFPVGGFSYSSGIEWAVEVGDIVDTATLADWLDAMLGDGSGFCDATFLVHAYRAAEAVEEATLSDIAELAAAMVPSRERQLETSSQGRAFIDISRAAWDADGLDAMVAACRTPLVYPLAVGVVAAMHGVPLAPTLHAFLHALVSNWISAASRLIPLGQTDSQRVLVRLEAAVAATANRALNATLDDLGGATFRADLASLRHETQYTRLFRS; encoded by the coding sequence ATGCTCATGACCACAAGTGAGCCGGTCGCGGCCTGCGACCTCGCCGAACGCGAGGCAGCGGCGCTGTACCGGCTGATGACCTGGCTGTCGCCGGCATTCCCGGTCGGCGGTTTCTCCTATTCCAGCGGCATCGAATGGGCGGTCGAGGTCGGCGACATCGTCGATACGGCCACGTTGGCCGACTGGCTCGACGCGATGCTCGGCGACGGCTCCGGCTTTTGCGACGCGACGTTCCTGGTCCACGCCTATCGTGCCGCCGAGGCGGTCGAGGAAGCCACTTTAAGCGATATCGCCGAGCTCGCCGCGGCCATGGTGCCGTCGCGCGAGCGGCAGCTGGAGACGAGCTCGCAGGGCCGCGCCTTCATCGACATCTCCCGGGCAGCATGGGATGCAGACGGCCTGGATGCCATGGTTGCGGCATGCCGCACGCCGCTGGTCTATCCTCTCGCCGTCGGCGTGGTCGCAGCCATGCACGGCGTGCCGCTGGCGCCGACACTGCACGCCTTCCTGCATGCGCTGGTCTCGAACTGGATCTCTGCGGCCAGCCGGCTCATTCCGCTCGGTCAGACCGACAGCCAGCGCGTGCTGGTAAGGCTGGAAGCGGCCGTCGCCGCCACCGCCAATCGTGCGCTGAATGCGACATTGGACGATCTCGGCGGCGCGACCTTCCGAGCCGATCTCGCCAGCCTGCGGCACGAGACCCAATATACGCGACTGTTCCGGTCGTGA
- a CDS encoding urease accessory protein UreE has product MIRATQVRGQHRFTEAPADTVVLDFDDRHRRRMAMTGTRGLEFLLDLENAVALRGGDALVLEDGRLVEVVAAPEPLLEIRGRDPHHLVRVGWHLGNRHLPTQIMAKALRIRRDHVIEAMVKGLGARVIEIEAPFDPEGGAYADAGHAHGHDDHGHDDHGHHHDHGHDHHDHQGRDHHAHDHHPHDHAAHDHGHHHHDEHCDHPDHHHGHKHAHDHK; this is encoded by the coding sequence ATGATCCGGGCGACGCAGGTCAGGGGACAGCACCGCTTCACGGAAGCGCCAGCGGATACGGTCGTGCTCGATTTCGACGACCGGCACCGCCGCCGCATGGCCATGACGGGGACGCGCGGCCTCGAATTCCTGCTCGACCTGGAGAATGCCGTTGCGCTGCGCGGAGGCGATGCGCTGGTGCTGGAGGACGGCCGGCTGGTCGAGGTGGTCGCGGCGCCCGAGCCGCTGCTCGAGATCCGCGGCCGCGATCCGCACCACCTCGTCCGCGTCGGCTGGCACCTCGGCAACCGCCATCTGCCGACGCAGATCATGGCCAAGGCCTTGCGTATCCGCCGCGATCACGTCATCGAGGCGATGGTGAAGGGCCTCGGTGCGCGCGTCATCGAGATCGAAGCGCCGTTCGATCCTGAAGGTGGCGCCTATGCTGACGCAGGCCATGCGCATGGACATGACGACCATGGTCATGATGATCACGGACATCATCATGACCATGGTCACGATCATCATGATCATCAGGGCCGCGATCATCACGCTCACGACCACCACCCTCACGATCATGCAGCGCATGATCATGGCCACCATCACCACGACGAGCATTGCGACCATCCCGACCATCACCACGGCCACAAGCATGCTCATGACCACAAGTGA
- a CDS encoding TetR/AcrR family transcriptional regulator — protein MANGGGDGADSAPRRGRPRSIETSNAILESAYALMASTGLAATTIDAVARHSRVSKMTIYKWWPSREALLIDAFLQHAAQMLPLPPVSSGNPAARARRHAAAYAEALQGEFGRVQLAVISECISRTGSAELFYARYLQFRRDALVEMIAAGQNDGSILADGPAEDLYDAIYGSLFYRYVFGIAPITPAYARNLVDLVLRPKG, from the coding sequence ATGGCGAATGGCGGGGGTGACGGGGCCGACAGCGCCCCCCGGCGCGGCCGGCCGCGATCGATCGAGACCAGCAATGCCATTCTCGAAAGCGCCTATGCGCTGATGGCTTCCACCGGCCTTGCCGCCACCACCATCGACGCAGTCGCCCGCCATTCCCGCGTCTCCAAGATGACGATCTACAAATGGTGGCCATCCCGCGAGGCGCTCTTGATCGACGCCTTTCTTCAACATGCAGCGCAGATGCTGCCGTTGCCCCCGGTGAGCTCCGGCAACCCCGCCGCGCGCGCCCGCCGCCATGCCGCGGCCTACGCCGAAGCGCTCCAGGGCGAGTTCGGCAGGGTTCAGCTCGCTGTCATCTCCGAATGCATTTCCAGGACCGGCTCTGCCGAGCTGTTCTACGCCCGCTATCTGCAATTCCGTCGCGACGCGCTGGTCGAGATGATTGCGGCGGGCCAGAACGACGGCAGCATCCTGGCCGACGGGCCGGCTGAGGATCTCTACGACGCGATCTATGGCAGCCTGTTCTACCGCTACGTCTTCGGCATCGCGCCGATCACGCCGGCCTACGCCCGCAATCTGGTTGACCTGGTGTTGCGGCCCAAGGGTTAG
- a CDS encoding putative quinol monooxygenase — protein MIYVIATTPMKPENKDDFIKGHKACTVETLKEKGCISYDGNVSVNNPNLYVVVERWETRDDLTAHAKAPHMKVWREYSAQMKTAPTVIEIISDGKVEKL, from the coding sequence ATGATCTATGTCATCGCCACCACGCCCATGAAGCCGGAGAACAAAGACGACTTCATCAAGGGGCACAAGGCATGCACCGTCGAGACCCTCAAGGAGAAGGGCTGCATCTCCTATGACGGCAATGTCAGCGTCAACAACCCCAATCTGTATGTAGTGGTCGAGCGCTGGGAGACCCGCGACGATCTCACCGCACATGCCAAGGCGCCGCACATGAAGGTTTGGCGCGAGTACTCCGCGCAGATGAAGACGGCGCCGACGGTGATCGAGATCATCAGCGACGGCAAGGTTGAGAAGCTCTGA
- the urtD gene encoding urea ABC transporter ATP-binding protein UrtD yields the protein MNVMDNRATSAMLYLDGVHVSFDGFHAINNLSLTLEPGEMRAIIGPNGAGKTTMMDIITGKTKPDEGTVLFDGVTDLTRLDETRIAELGIGRKFQKPTVFESQTVQDNLLLALNVDHSVKGTLFWRGSKAEAERIDRVLETIRLTEARNRLAGSLSHGQKQWLEIGMLLAQDPKLLLVDEPVAGMTDVETHLTAELLKEINKTHTVMVVEHDMTFVRELGVKVTCLHEGTVLAEGTIDQVSSNERVIEVYLGR from the coding sequence ATGAACGTCATGGACAACCGCGCGACGTCCGCGATGCTCTATCTCGACGGCGTGCACGTCTCGTTCGACGGCTTCCACGCCATCAACAATCTGTCGCTGACGCTCGAGCCCGGCGAGATGCGCGCCATCATCGGTCCGAACGGCGCCGGCAAGACCACGATGATGGACATCATCACCGGCAAGACCAAGCCCGACGAGGGCACGGTGCTGTTCGATGGCGTCACCGATCTGACGCGGCTCGACGAGACCCGCATCGCCGAGCTCGGCATCGGCCGCAAATTCCAGAAGCCGACCGTGTTCGAGAGCCAGACCGTGCAGGACAATCTCCTGCTCGCGCTCAATGTCGATCACAGCGTCAAGGGCACGCTGTTCTGGCGCGGCAGCAAGGCCGAGGCAGAGCGCATCGACAGGGTGCTGGAGACGATCCGCCTCACCGAGGCGCGCAACCGCCTCGCCGGCAGTCTCAGCCACGGCCAGAAGCAGTGGCTCGAGATCGGCATGCTGCTCGCGCAGGACCCAAAACTGCTCCTGGTCGACGAGCCCGTCGCGGGGATGACCGACGTCGAGACGCATCTGACCGCCGAGCTGCTGAAGGAGATCAACAAGACCCACACCGTGATGGTGGTCGAGCACGACATGACGTTCGTGCGCGAACTCGGGGTCAAGGTCACCTGCCTGCACGAGGGCACGGTGCTCGCGGAAGGAACCATCGACCAGGTCTCGTCCAACGAGCGGGTCATCGAAGTGTATCTGGGTCGATAG
- a CDS encoding HD domain-containing protein yields the protein MLSPIRLVSEAAELAAHSHNGMARKGRGNEPYINHLAEVANLLATATDGADAELVAAGWLHDTIEDTDTTRDELAQNFSERVASLVVECTDDMTLPKAERRRKQIEDAPHKSPGAKLIKIADKISNIGARVQTDPSAEERDDLADYVAWATQVVAGCRGGNAWLDEKFDDAVKAARALL from the coding sequence ATGCTGTCGCCCATTCGCCTCGTCTCCGAAGCCGCCGAACTCGCCGCGCACAGCCACAACGGCATGGCACGCAAGGGGCGCGGCAACGAGCCCTATATCAATCACCTCGCCGAGGTCGCGAACCTGCTTGCGACCGCGACCGACGGTGCCGACGCCGAATTGGTCGCGGCCGGCTGGCTGCACGACACCATCGAGGACACCGACACCACGCGCGATGAGCTGGCGCAGAACTTTTCGGAGCGTGTCGCCTCCCTCGTCGTCGAATGCACGGATGATATGACCCTGCCGAAGGCCGAGCGGCGGCGGAAGCAGATCGAGGACGCTCCACACAAGTCCCCCGGCGCAAAACTGATCAAGATCGCCGACAAGATCAGCAACATCGGAGCGCGCGTTCAAACCGATCCCAGTGCCGAGGAGCGCGACGATCTCGCCGATTACGTGGCGTGGGCCACGCAGGTCGTTGCGGGCTGCCGCGGCGGCAATGCGTGGCTCGACGAGAAATTCGATGATGCCGTGAAAGCAGCGAGGGCCTTGCTGTGA
- a CDS encoding urease subunit beta, which produces MIPGELFIQDGEIELNAGRKTVTLTVANTGDRPIQVGSHYHFFETNPALKFDRKKARGMRLDIAAGTAVRFEPGQTRDVQLVAVAGKKMIYGFRGDVMGKL; this is translated from the coding sequence ATGATCCCCGGCGAACTCTTCATCCAGGACGGCGAGATCGAGCTCAATGCCGGCCGCAAGACCGTGACGCTGACGGTGGCCAACACCGGCGACCGCCCGATCCAGGTCGGCTCGCACTACCATTTCTTCGAGACCAACCCGGCGCTGAAGTTCGATCGCAAGAAAGCCCGCGGCATGCGCCTCGACATCGCCGCCGGCACCGCCGTCCGCTTCGAACCCGGCCAGACCCGCGACGTCCAGCTCGTCGCGGTGGCGGGGAAGAAGATGATTTACGGTTTTCGCGGCGATGTGATGGGGAAGCTGTGA
- a CDS encoding CHASE domain-containing protein, protein MVRLGFIIGFIALLGALLSGLAAYRVHDQELALDRIALARAIDVHASLVQDRLTERELLARVASGLFRAPSVIKPNMLEPLRSAIYAFKTDFVVAGWIARLKPNELTAAQTAIAGAGFPNPTIRTYDDKPINPAEITQPIDVLLDLEPRSDETKALPGRSYDQDPVRGAMLTRARIEKRSVASDPIPLLRGNGPVGIIVAAPVIPEGATEPAGFVTFSYELASLMLTNDDMSLFSVALRDPRKEGVELIANDQGVVSTRRAAVDGPAPSATRTVSFGGRDWQLGYYAKANSARRAEQTAIIVAAIGFAITAMVCGLFGYVAYNNLRLSREIQVRIGFERRLTAVIDELNHRVKNILAVIQSIVTRTLRHGADIDGARELLIGRIHAMSNVVSLLSESQWQGVKLKGLFEARAIPHADRIAVTGPDIAVSARAAQSLSLLFFELASHSDEGLSLVGKHPHITASWTVTGEGTDEIFRFRWEELNTSEATRRPDSDFGLILLDRVAPEALGGTAKRYFTDASYVYELTAPMETVVDMTERDRTDKISAPVRPAR, encoded by the coding sequence GTGGTCCGGCTGGGTTTCATCATCGGTTTCATTGCTCTGCTCGGAGCCTTGCTCTCCGGGCTTGCGGCCTATCGCGTCCACGACCAGGAGCTGGCGCTGGATCGGATCGCGCTCGCGCGTGCGATCGACGTTCACGCCAGCCTGGTGCAGGACCGGCTCACCGAGCGCGAACTGCTCGCCCGTGTCGCCTCAGGCCTGTTCCGCGCGCCATCGGTGATCAAGCCGAACATGCTGGAGCCGCTGCGCTCGGCCATCTACGCCTTCAAGACCGATTTCGTGGTGGCCGGCTGGATCGCCCGGCTGAAGCCGAACGAGCTCACGGCGGCGCAGACTGCCATTGCCGGCGCCGGCTTCCCGAATCCCACCATCCGTACCTATGACGACAAGCCGATCAATCCGGCCGAGATCACCCAGCCGATCGACGTGCTGCTGGATCTCGAACCGCGCAGCGACGAGACCAAGGCTCTGCCGGGCCGAAGTTACGACCAGGATCCGGTTCGCGGTGCCATGCTGACGCGCGCCCGGATCGAGAAAAGATCGGTGGCCTCGGACCCGATTCCGCTGTTGCGCGGCAACGGGCCGGTCGGGATCATCGTGGCAGCCCCCGTCATTCCCGAGGGTGCGACCGAGCCGGCCGGGTTCGTCACGTTTTCCTACGAACTCGCCTCGCTGATGCTGACCAATGACGACATGTCCCTGTTCTCGGTTGCGCTCAGGGATCCGCGCAAGGAAGGCGTCGAGCTGATTGCCAACGACCAGGGCGTGGTTTCGACGCGCAGGGCGGCGGTGGACGGACCGGCGCCGTCGGCAACGCGCACGGTGAGCTTCGGTGGCCGTGATTGGCAGCTCGGTTATTATGCCAAGGCCAACTCGGCGCGTCGCGCCGAGCAGACCGCGATCATCGTGGCTGCGATCGGTTTTGCGATCACTGCGATGGTGTGCGGCCTGTTTGGCTATGTCGCCTACAACAATCTGCGGCTCAGCCGGGAAATCCAGGTCCGAATCGGCTTCGAGCGCCGCCTGACCGCGGTGATCGACGAGCTCAACCATCGGGTCAAGAATATCCTCGCGGTGATCCAGTCGATCGTGACGCGCACCTTGCGTCACGGCGCCGACATCGACGGCGCGCGCGAGCTGCTGATCGGCCGCATTCACGCCATGTCCAACGTGGTCTCGCTGCTCAGCGAGAGCCAGTGGCAGGGCGTCAAGCTGAAGGGCCTGTTCGAAGCGCGCGCCATCCCGCACGCCGACCGCATCGCCGTCACGGGTCCTGATATCGCGGTCAGCGCGCGCGCGGCGCAGAGCCTCTCGCTGCTGTTCTTCGAACTTGCCTCGCATTCCGACGAGGGCCTGTCGCTGGTTGGAAAGCATCCGCACATCACGGCCAGCTGGACGGTGACGGGCGAGGGCACCGACGAGATCTTCCGTTTCCGCTGGGAGGAGCTCAACACCAGCGAGGCGACGCGCCGCCCTGATTCCGATTTCGGCCTGATCCTGCTCGACCGTGTCGCCCCCGAGGCGCTCGGCGGCACCGCCAAGCGCTATTTCACCGACGCTTCCTATGTCTACGAGCTGACCGCTCCGATGGAGACGGTCGTCGACATGACCGAGCGCGATCGCACGGACAAGATCTCGGCGCCGGTGCGGCCCGCGCGATAG